The sequence CCAGGTGCCTCAGCAGTGAAGACTCATGTTTGAACATGAGTCAGGTTCTTTCCTGTGAATGTAAAGTCACACACCCTCAAGGGAATGGCTTATGTTAAATGTTATAGTTAAATGTGAGCCCCTGAAACTTGGGTTTTTGTAACACTTTACACATgaagaaataaattatttttcttacatttttgtGAATTTCCTTCTAACTTTATAGTAATACAACATAATTACAATAGTATACTGTTGTATTAAAACCAGGAACATACTTTTCCatttcaaataaacataaacttaCAGTATGGCAACATCAAACAGTGACTTTGGAACattaaaacaagtaaacaaaatgtttttcctaAACTTTAATATTCTTTATTTTCCAAGAGCTTTCTGGCCTCACCATCACCCACAATTTATTTTAACGTCTTCCAACTGTGAGAAACTCCTTAATTTCCTCTGCATTTCACTGAGGGAAAACAGTATCCATTCAAAGGGCACTAAAAACCAACGTATTTAATATGCATACTGTGCATACAGCATGTGGCAGTTTGTTGTTCCACTGCGAGCAGGCTATAGACTCAGAAGTATTCTCAGAAGTAGTATATAGTATGGGTTTGAGGTACACAGACCAACTTGTAGAAGTACATAGGAGTGCAAGAGAGTGTGGCTCCTTAACACAAAATATGCACTCAATCATTGGACAAATTTAATTCAAAGAAACCTTTATACAATTTTAGCTtgttaatttaataaatatgttttacttttatttgtacagtCATTTTCAATACTTATGATTCAACAGTCTACAAGCAAATCCACATCATAATATTATGGTACATGACATTAACTCCAATAAACCCTGCATTGTTAAAAGTGAAATGAATATTTACATTGGTAAGAACTATAAAAATGATGCACTTTCCGTGTGAGTGGCTCAGACGTGTCTATGAGAAGGTTATGAGGCTTCTCAAAatgtttaagaaaaacaaaaagattggGACAGTGGAAGCTAATCTTAGCAGCTTTGTTACAATTCAAACACATAATTACGCTCTTTTACTTTCGACTGTGATGCACAGCGGACTCTCAACATTCTGAAGACACTAGAGTAAGAAAACGTCAGCAGTCAACTCAAATCTGGCAGTTCTACAGGAAGTCAACCTACACCAAGTTGCAGATAGGTTCCCTGATGAGGTCTGCTGCCCTCTCCATGTAAGGCATTTTTGATTCTCTTGGTTTGCTGCAGAAATATGTTCCAATGTGAGTGGGCTCCAACCGATTTCTTCAAATTAGATTCAAGTACCGATGAACCTATGGGGGAAAAAATATAAGACTCACTGAAAGTTATGTAGCTGTCACTTTACGTAGGATGAACTTTTGAttactacattttattttgtacagccaaaataaaatccatacaAACTTTAACACCAATCAATCATTTGTTGCCATTACTAATGTAATCAAGACATCAGATGTAAGCGAGAcccattttaaaaacacttggTGCAGTAACACTGACACctgagaaaacacagctgacTCTTGAATATCAGGTGTCAACTACACAGCCATGCATCTGTAAGTTAACAGATAAAAATAAGGCTCACTAAATGCCCTCTGTAATGGATGCAAATGAACAGCAAAGGCAGCCTGGAAGGTTAGACAtaactccccccccccccaaaaaaaacctcaacatgaataatgtgtgttctgtgttgatagtgggattaaaaaaaaaaaaacttaagtcTGGGCAGTTCCCATACCATATACCATATCACTTACACTGCGTTATCACTGTAATGTTAGTGGAAACTTACCCATGTGTGTGCAAGTGGTTTCTAGCCATCCAAAATAACTTGTATCTCAGATAGTCTGGAGCAGCTGGGGGTCCCCATTCTCTGTGCCCTTTGGTACAAATCAGAATCCCCAAAATAACGAGCACGATACAGTAAACCTTCCTCTGTAGGTACATGAGAAGGAATATATCAGTCAACTACTATAAACATAAAATCATACAAGTGTTAAAGCACTTATTTGCAAGCTATTGTAAGGAGCTAAAAATGTGTGACTACATttcaagaagaagaaagtaagAACATGCAAAAACTGAAGTCTTATCTCAACATTGTAAAAATGTGATGTGACTTGTTCATTATTTTGAGTTAGTCATTTTTATATCCAGCACTGCTGTAAACTTACTCTGCTGCTTCTCCTTCCAACAGTTGTTTCTGAGGTTGGAGATGTAGTCGTCTTCTACACTTCTCTCAACATTCTTCAGGTTATTCCCAGTATATTCTTCATTGAAACGGTCTCCAACATAAAAAGGCACCTTCAGGCTTGACGTATGCCTTTTGTGAATATGTCCAGCTGATCTGATGTTTACAAAATATATCAACAGAGTCAGACAGATATGGAGACATTTTCACATAACATTAGAAAGCTCTTTAGAAAGCTTTTAACCACTTACGCGCGATAGCTAAGGCTGTAGGGAGGCTGGGTGACCATCATCTGGCTGAGTGCAGAAACAATGATGAGGATTAAGATGGGCATCAGCTGGACAAACAAAGCCAGACCTCCCTGtccagagagaaagaaaaatggaatTTCTGTCTATTGCATATTCAATTTGTAATAAAGCTGAAGTGTGATTGAAGCATGGCTTACATCTCTCTGTTGTTCTCGTCGTTCTTGTCTATTATGATGTGCAAAGTGCATTCTTCCATTTCTGTAAACATGTACATTACCTACAAAGAATTTAAGTAAATAAAGGTTACTGTGGCAGGAGGACTGCAATATATACAATGCCCTCTTACTGAGGTAACACTCGGGTTATGTAAAACAGTAAAGATTACTGGCTCGCTCTCATATCCAGTGGGTTACTCAAGTGTGTCAACATGTTACTTCAATGTGAAAACCAAAATGCTCTTAGGCCTTGATAGCAGTGTACCAAAGTACAACAGTATTCTGACTGCTTACTTGACGGGAAGCCTCCACCAAAGAACATGTTGAAGAGGTCCTCAGGTGAGATGTCTGCTTCGAAATCACGATGGTGTCTGTGTCTGCTTGGGTGTGATCGCTCCTCTCCATACTGATCATACTGCCTTCGTTTCTCAGCATTACTCAGTACAGCATAAGCATTACCAatagctgaaaaacacacacacatacacacaaaaaataaaaaaaactcaaaatacacTTTGTAAGCCTACACTGAAACATGTCCTCCATAGGACATCTGAGGAGATGACTTTCAGTTTACCTTTAAACGCCTCTGTGGCACCGGGTGCGTGATTTTTATCTGGGTGAAATTTCAGAGCCAGCTTTCTGTAAGCCTTTTTAAGATCTTCCTCAGAGGCGGTCTTTTCAACCCCCAGAATTTGGTAGTAATCTTTACAGCTCTTAATCCTGCAGTGAATGAACAACAGCCACCAAAGATAAAGTGCAGattgtgaagaagaagaagaaaaaaagcagtggTAACACAACACATGAAACAGATAGATCTCCTAAGATATTAATGTGACACCTAATGCTGGTAAATGTAATCACGCAGACTgactcaaaaagaaaaagactgatCATTTTGTGCACTTGACGTGCCACTTCCTAAATACTGTTACTTCACTGAAGGCAAATTTATATTGAATTTAAAAGGTTTGATAACCCCCACCATAAAAATATACACTCAACaatcatttgtatttattatctATGATGGATTTTCCTATTATAGGCAGAAGTAAAATGAACttgctgactgctgcagctgaaactaAAGAACAGATCTAAATGAGCACCGACCTTTTGACAGCATCTAGCTGCTCTGTGGTGTACGATTTGGCCGTGTCTGCGGCCCCCTGTGCGGACGTCTCCTCTGCGGGATTGCGGTGCCTCATCCTGGGGCCCTCTCCGTTCACGGGAGTGCCATTCTCATCTGGAGGCTTTCCATTCTGCGCTAACGACTCCAATAAATCTGGAAACCAAGAAAGCGGAGACACTTTAGTCAACGAAGAGAACTGCGTCTGCGTTTCCCGATTAGCTATTTATGTCGCTAGCACGGAGCGCTAATGATTAGCATTGTAGCGGCCACCGAGGGTAGCTGCGAATAAGCAAGCACCAACTTTGGACgataaataatcaaataaatctcGGAAATTGCTGTCAGGGGCGgaaaaactacaaataccaGTATCAGCTAGGAGCAGCTGGTGTAACGGTGAGGCGGCTATGCTAAAGTTAGCTGCTTCGGCTTCACAGCAACGGCCTGATAGTCCCCCCCAAAAAATCGCAGCTAAAACACGTTTACTCGACGTACTTTTAGCCTGATCTGTCGGAAACAGACGCTGTGCCTTCTCCAGAAACCTCCTGGCTTTGTCCGGCTGGTTGTTGCTGACCGCATTTAGGGCTATTTTAATGCACCGCTCAGCTTCGTCCTTGTTTGAATCCATCGCGACACAGCGGAAATGTTTACTTGCCCCTGGACGCAGACTGATGACGTTAGGATCGTCTCTGGCTCGTGATTAATACGCCATAACAGACGAATTGAACATTCAGCATGTGCTTCATTAACGCCAAACATTCATTTTACCTGCAGTAGCAACAGCATCTACTTCTTCCAGAATGGCTTTGGCAGCTACGTGCAGCAGGTCGGGCCTATTTTCCAAACGCAAGACTTTTGATTCTATGAGTAAAACCTGTCTGTTGTTTTCGTCTAATCACACTAACGTTACTTTAGCCGATCGTTGGAAACCACCATCAAACACATGGTGGAGAAAAGGTACCAAGAAATATCCCAGAACTGATCATGTGTCCTGGGAGGAAAGGTTGGCGGATGTGGTCACCCCTCTGTGGAGGCTGAGTTATGATGAGCAGCTTGAGCTCAAGCAAAAGCATCAGGAAAGGATACTGTCTCAGCTCTGTGGACATCTTTCAGGTGCCTTCCAATCCCAGCCCTCATCACCTGTCTTGAATAACCTCAGTTTCCCTGTCCTGCCTATTCTGCCATCACCAGTTAGGGACGGCTACCGCAACAAGTCTATGTTTTCTGTCAATAGAGGAATCGATGGGAATCCTAAAACAGTCGGATTATATGTGGGCACAGGCAGGGAGGGAAAAATTGTCTGTGTTAATGCAGACCACCTGCTGAACATGCCCGAGAAGCACAAACTGGTAGCCAGATGCTACCAGGACTTCATCCGCCTCTCTTCCCTGGAGCCGTGCCTGCTGTTCCATACTGGGGGTCACTGGAGAGAGGTCACAGTGAGGACTAACACAGAGGGCCACACCATGGCTGTAGTGTACTTTCATCCACAGACGCTCACTCCAGAAGAGGTGGCAGTCCATAAGGCTGAACTGTTGGATTATTTTACATGTGGTCCTGGATCAGTCTGTCAGCTGGACTCGCTGTACTTCCAGGAGAGCACCATGACTCGCTGCACTCATGAGGAATCCCCCTACCAGCTCCTGTATGGTCAGCCACACATGTACGAGGAGGTAATATACACACTCGGGGTACTCTGAGGTACCTCACACAACATGCACACCACCTGAAAACAGCCAAGCATCGCACTTCAATCTTTTGTCTGAATGCAGCCGAACATGTTGAGGTACTcgttttgattttttaaaaagatggtgatacttttattttgttgtttaatttaattcttGCATTAAGCAACATCATTTTGGAGAAAGATAGTAACATTTTTGTGCCCAAATTAGCTGATTATTATGAGTGATAGTATTAATGGTACAAAATGACCTCTACTTTTAAAGTTGGTATGAAGTTTGACATGACTAATACATTGGTTGATTGGTGGACCATCCCTATAAATATTGAATTTGTGATGAAAATAGAGGAGAGCAGGCAACACAAAACCTACGTATGACTGTATGATCCCCATTTTCCTGTGctcttttgtcatttacaggtgcTGGGCTTCAAGTTCCGCATATCTGCTGATGCCTTTTTCCAGGTGAACCAGGCAGCTGCTGAGGTGCTCTATGGTACAGTGAGGCACCTGTGCGCCCCAAGCACTGAGGAAGGTGGAGGAAGAACAAAAGTTGGTGGCACTCTTCTAGATGTGTGCTGTGGAACAGGTGTCATCGGCATTACTGTTTCCTCCAGAGTGGACAGAGTTATAGGTATAGAGCTCATAGAGCAGGCAGTGGACGATGCTAGATACAATGCAGCTGTCAACAATGTACTAAACTGTGAGTTTATGTCTGGGAAAGCTGAAGTGGTGCTTCCTGGCTTTATATCTCAGTTGAGCTACACAAGTAGAGGCCTTACAGCTGTGGTAAACCCTGCACGAGCTGGCCTGCACCACAGAGTTGTCCAGGCGTTACGAAACCAAACTTCTATCCGCCGACTGGTTTATGTTTCCTGTAAACCAGATGGAGAAGCTATGAGAAACTTCATTGAGCTTTGCTGTGAACCCGACCAGCAGAAAAAACTCATAGGAGAGGCGTTTTCTCCATCTCTGGCTGTGCCTGTGGACATGTTCCCACACACTCCTCACTGTGAATTGGTGCTGCTTTTTGAGAGGTAGCAAATATTCCTTGATCGAAGCTGAACTTTAACCCTTCACCAGGAATGCTGGTTTCTGCCAAAGGCTAACAGGGAGACGAATAATCATGTATGCTAAATTAGATGGACATGTTTGAAACCAACCACAATAGGAAACAAcaaatcattattttaataatttattaaactGTTATTCTTTTGTGATTCAATATTTGGTCTGTTACTCACACACCTTATTATATAAACATTAGCTTCTCATAATGTGTCCAACTCAAGTTGTATAGCTTGTTTGCCTGCCCTGCAgtaactgtgtttgtgcagcagagGGTGTTGTTGCAATTTCTTTGGCTTCATCCTCTGGAAACGTATTTAAAACAGCTATCGCACAGTCATTTCAGTTCACTAGAGGTCATAACGTGATGAGTGTACAGGATGCGTACCCACCGTTTATCTTAGGTCATACATTGCAACAACAAGAAGGTAGCCTTGGATTGCAGATAATGTGGTCATCCTGTTCCTAGGTTAGCAGTTCGATGGGGaaattaacttttatttttactcccaCAGCACTGCCAGTTCCTTGGGTCATAAATTGCAGTGTCATATTTTATTCCCTTCTAAATTGTTCGATAAATATAATGATTACATCATAGCTGCATATTTTCATACGAATTCACTATTTTTCTGTAAGTTtgttaaaatctttttaaagtATTCTATTGGAAAAATGTACGGAAATTGCAGGAAATTTTCCCAGTGTCTGTACTTGTACTTGGGAAAGAATGCCATTTGAGTGGCATTGGGTGGATGTAAAGGTCACAGTCATATGAATGCAAATTTCCCAGTGACCCCATGTTGACTGCCTCTGCTGCATAACATCATGGTGTCAGCTACACTCCTGCAGTGTTTCGCCGTATTACAGGGTCACTGTtctataaacacacagtttatttGGAAGATTGTGTAACCTCCTTGGATTTATGATATCACTGTCTGATGGTGATAGCAAAACACCAGTTAAGCAAACAACCAATGGGATATTAAGAGCCGGTGTCATCAATGTCCACCAGCTGCTTTAAAACGACCTCGGCATAAGTGATGAGAGGTTCTCACAGATCGCACCGCATCTTTATTCCCTCATCTCAACCTAGTGCATCACATGCGTCCGATCCACTGAGTCTCTGGTACCTTCAGTAGGGAACAGCGGACTGAGAGCTCACGGTGAGTATATGCTTAACCAGGGTAAGCAGCCATTTAAATCCAACGAATGTGAATGGATGTCTCAACAGAGACATGATGCTTTAACGCGGATGTTTATTTGTGGAAAAAGTAGATGCTTTCAAAACGTCACTGCCGCATATCTCCGGTGTAGGACGAGCCATACGCCGCTGCAGGCTGTCGGTAAACCGCGTGTCAGTGCTGATCCACCGGGGTCTGATTCTGTCATAGGCCATTGTAACGTTTGTCTGCTGCTTATATATGCTATTTCCTAGGTCTAATCTTATGTATGTGGTTTATTTAATACAAGTGGATTATTGGCTTAATCCAGGTACATTGGAGCAGTTTTTAGCAAACAGGCAATAACAGTTGGTCCagtccacttttcttttaaacagGTCCTCATCAACTTGGGGGACTGTTTTACCATTAAAACTTATTATATGTTGTACTCTTTCAGGTCCAATTATTGCCTTCAAATATTCTTACCTTGTGCCTTTACTCTGGTCatcttcatatttaatgttttcccTCTTCTTCGGCAGTATTTTTGCAGTTTCCTCTAGACCAATCGAGGCAATCCACGTTccagggccactgtcctgcttgttttccaactatccctgcactacccaccgctgattacctggatcaggtgtgttcagccaatcacaagctggaacataCCGTGTCAGAAAGTGGAAGTGGGGGAAGAGAAAATGAATTGGGaaccttccagcttctgattggcagaacacacctgatccaggtaatcagcagtggtagGGCATGGATGGCTGGAAAAGCAGGGCTGTGGTCTAAGTGCCCACCTCTGCTGTAGGCTATTTAATCTATGCAGCTATGGCTGCAGATAATCCTGCAATTTTACATATTTGCTTATGTAGGCTACATAATCTAATATTATAAATGGACTACACTGATAAACCATTGATCCGTTTTAGCATTTTAATTGATTGACTAATATTAGTAGCCTAGTTTTTATGCTTGAAAATATCCAACTTCTGTACCATCAGATTATGTAGTGTGATATTTTCAATCAAATGGATTTTATTGTAATAGTCTGttcctatatgtttagacatgAGAAGGGGCTCTCTTTAAAAGTAGAATTTACAGTATTGATTAATAATTGCCAGGCATCATTCtcaaaagctttttctttttgtcagcctgCTCAACCTGAACTTTGCAATAAGCTTAAGCGCTATCAAATCATTGAATCACTCAAGTTGCCTTCAGCAAATGTTTATTACCCTCCTGCTCCACTGCCAACAAATAGACAAGTAGCTCATTTGGGCTACTTGGTATTTTTAAGCAAAGattcaaaaacactgaactggCACAAGCTTGTTAAATGTGAACGggttttatgttattttggCATATCACGCTGAAAAAGCAGTGTAACATGTTATCACTGGGATATATGAGGTGCCAGTGGAGATAGATGTTCTACAGTTTTGACTTTAAAACCTTAGACTGGTTTGTCCACAGCCACTTGTcgatgcagctgcagctgcagagccAGCCGTCGTTTTCCTCCCTCTCTATATGCTTCTGTCTCCCGCTGAGCGCACTGAACTGAGCAtcatctctctttttccccGCTGACGCACATCGCTGTTACAGAAACCACCATTCAGCAAAATGACCGAGACGGAAACCAGGAGTCATCCCGCCGGTGACACCGGCAAGCAACAAAACGGACACGTCATG is a genomic window of Mastacembelus armatus chromosome 15, fMasArm1.2, whole genome shotgun sequence containing:
- the dnajb12a gene encoding dnaJ homolog subfamily B member 12a, which produces MDSNKDEAERCIKIALNAVSNNQPDKARRFLEKAQRLFPTDQAKNLLESLAQNGKPPDENGTPVNGEGPRMRHRNPAEETSAQGAADTAKSYTTEQLDAVKRIKSCKDYYQILGVEKTASEEDLKKAYRKLALKFHPDKNHAPGATEAFKAIGNAYAVLSNAEKRRQYDQYGEERSHPSRHRHHRDFEADISPEDLFNMFFGGGFPSSNVHVYRNGRMHFAHHNRQERREQQRDGGLALFVQLMPILILIIVSALSQMMVTQPPYSLSYRASAGHIHKRHTSSLKVPFYVGDRFNEEYTGNNLKNVERSVEDDYISNLRNNCWKEKQQKEGLLYRARYFGDSDLYQRAQRMGTPSCSRLSEIQVILDG
- the trmt2b gene encoding tRNA (uracil-5-)-methyltransferase homolog B; translated protein: MALAATCSRSGLFSKRKTFDSMSKTCLLFSSNHTNVTLADRWKPPSNTWWRKGTKKYPRTDHVSWEERLADVVTPLWRLSYDEQLELKQKHQERILSQLCGHLSGAFQSQPSSPVLNNLSFPVLPILPSPVRDGYRNKSMFSVNRGIDGNPKTVGLYVGTGREGKIVCVNADHLLNMPEKHKLVARCYQDFIRLSSLEPCLLFHTGGHWREVTVRTNTEGHTMAVVYFHPQTLTPEEVAVHKAELLDYFTCGPGSVCQLDSLYFQESTMTRCTHEESPYQLLYGQPHMYEEVLGFKFRISADAFFQVNQAAAEVLYGTVRHLCAPSTEEGGGRTKVGGTLLDVCCGTGVIGITVSSRVDRVIGIELIEQAVDDARYNAAVNNVLNCEFMSGKAEVVLPGFISQLSYTSRGLTAVVNPARAGLHHRVVQALRNQTSIRRLVYVSCKPDGEAMRNFIELCCEPDQQKKLIGEAFSPSLAVPVDMFPHTPHCELVLLFER